A region from the Arthrobacter roseus genome encodes:
- a CDS encoding ABC transporter permease, which produces MATAARWLLAKVLGAVFVLWAVTTLIFFGIRMIPGDPAEAILGGPGSQASAAALAQVRAEYGLDQPLVVQYFAQLARLAQGDLGNSYSLRLPVSSLLGEQLPATLILALLSLVLAWIVALGLATWSTLSGRGASLVSSGLEIIGAAVPHFWLASVLILLFSINLGWLPPVNTGSAEGLILPVVTLALPLAGFLGQVMRESMLNATTSPFALSARARSETEGGVLFRHSLRHAAIPGIALSGWAFGSLISGAVVVETIFARPGLGRTLLSAVTLRDIPLVTGVALVSALAYVLVMALSDLAERIADPRVGNL; this is translated from the coding sequence ATGGCAACAGCCGCCCGCTGGTTGCTGGCGAAAGTGTTGGGCGCCGTCTTTGTGCTGTGGGCTGTCACCACCCTGATTTTCTTCGGCATCCGGATGATTCCCGGAGACCCCGCTGAAGCAATCCTTGGCGGACCAGGGTCTCAGGCGTCAGCTGCGGCACTGGCCCAGGTCCGCGCCGAATACGGGCTTGACCAGCCGTTGGTTGTGCAGTATTTCGCGCAGCTCGCACGGCTGGCCCAGGGCGATCTCGGGAACTCCTACTCGCTGCGGCTGCCGGTCTCCTCCCTGCTCGGCGAACAGCTCCCCGCAACACTGATTCTGGCCCTGCTCTCACTGGTGCTGGCATGGATTGTCGCCCTCGGCCTCGCCACCTGGTCCACGCTGTCCGGACGCGGCGCGTCTCTGGTGTCCTCCGGTCTGGAGATTATTGGCGCCGCCGTGCCGCACTTCTGGCTTGCCAGCGTGTTGATTCTGCTCTTCAGCATAAATTTGGGCTGGCTGCCGCCGGTGAACACAGGTTCCGCCGAGGGACTCATTCTTCCCGTCGTGACGCTGGCACTGCCACTGGCCGGATTCCTGGGGCAGGTCATGCGGGAGTCGATGCTCAACGCCACCACCTCACCGTTCGCGCTTTCGGCGCGCGCGCGGAGCGAAACCGAGGGTGGTGTGCTCTTCCGGCATTCGCTGCGCCATGCCGCCATTCCCGGTATCGCCCTCTCCGGCTGGGCCTTCGGCTCGCTGATCAGCGGCGCCGTCGTTGTCGAAACCATCTTCGCCCGTCCCGGGCTCGGCCGGACACTGCTCAGTGCAGTCACCCTGCGTGACATCCCGCTGGTAACCGGTGTGGCTCTGGTCTCGGCCCTGGCCTACGTGCTGGTGATGGCCCTCAGCGACCTTGCCGAACGGATAGCAGACCCACGGGTGGGGAACTTGTGA
- a CDS encoding recombinase family protein, which translates to MAEHRIGYARVSTQDQNLDLQLEALKKAGCDRIYQDTISGTKSRRPGINQALENLREGDTLVVWKLDRLGRSVKDLLDFAGGLSERGIGFVSLTDAIDTTTASGRFFFNVMASLAQMERELMVERTQAGLQAAREQGRVGGRKRVMTEAKIRSARKLLKQGTPPREVASSLGVSVPTLYRWVPATVTAEALTQ; encoded by the coding sequence ATGGCTGAACACCGCATCGGCTACGCCAGAGTCTCCACCCAGGACCAGAACCTCGACCTGCAGCTCGAGGCGCTGAAGAAGGCCGGATGCGACCGCATCTACCAGGACACGATCAGCGGCACCAAGTCCCGGCGCCCCGGCATTAACCAGGCGCTGGAGAATCTGCGCGAGGGTGACACTCTGGTGGTGTGGAAGCTGGACCGTCTCGGCCGGAGCGTAAAAGACCTCTTGGACTTCGCCGGCGGCCTGAGCGAACGAGGGATAGGCTTCGTCAGCCTCACCGATGCGATCGATACCACCACGGCCTCCGGGCGTTTCTTCTTCAACGTTATGGCCTCCCTGGCCCAGATGGAGCGAGAGCTCATGGTCGAACGTACCCAGGCCGGTCTGCAGGCCGCGCGCGAACAAGGCAGGGTCGGTGGGCGCAAACGCGTCATGACTGAAGCCAAGATCCGATCCGCACGCAAGCTCCTCAAACAGGGAACACCACCCCGGGAAGTTGCCAGCAGCCTCGGCGTCTCCGTGCCCACCCTCTACCGATGGGTCCCCGCAACAGTCACTGCTGAAGCTTTGACGCAGTAA
- a CDS encoding rhodanese-like domain-containing protein, protein MPEVTVPETNARRGVDQILDVRENSEVAEGMIQARVHIPMGELHARLNELDPAIPVIAVCRSGNRSATAADALNQAGFTAATMTGGMIAWQRAELPTT, encoded by the coding sequence ATGCCTGAAGTCACCGTTCCAGAAACCAACGCACGCCGCGGCGTCGACCAGATACTCGACGTCCGCGAGAACTCCGAGGTGGCCGAGGGCATGATTCAGGCGCGCGTGCACATCCCCATGGGGGAGCTGCACGCGCGCCTGAATGAATTGGACCCCGCCATCCCTGTGATCGCGGTCTGCCGCAGCGGTAACCGTAGTGCCACCGCCGCGGATGCACTCAACCAGGCGGGATTCACCGCCGCCACTATGACAGGAGGCATGATCGCCTGGCAGCGCGCCGAACTGCCAACCACCTGA
- a CDS encoding ABC transporter substrate-binding protein — protein sequence MSTQIRSASARFSTAVGTIFVAALLLTGCSSTEPESNQSSQTPVSGGNLAYATGDAEPTCLDPHVGGNYPQALVSTQYLEPLVSLNNDGEIIPWLATSWEEAEDGLSWTITVRENVQFTDGTPLNAEAVRANIEHLKDPETASSTGFLALAKVTGTEIVGGYTIRLNLSEPDSALMESLSQPWLAIQSPTALERSKAENCESPVGTGPFIVDEWVKQNSITLIRNEDYNSPPADAGHKGPAYLESITWRFIPDSASRYAALQAGEIDVIDNAQPDTIDSAAKNDSIEHLDAPRPGASNRIELNSSKPPFNEPLVREAFIHSANVDAGISSLFFDTAERSYSPLSSVEELSYEDAELFTYDPKEANRLLDKAGWDQRDSQGYRVKDGKQLSLEFPVSTNQSIPAEVSLFEQIQATAKEVGFKIDLNLLDLSSWYGALAENNYDLVSAPYTKVGPDVLRTLYHSDGIVPAPSGYFANLTQVDSPELDKLLTEASRQTDPDRRAALYEEAQKLILEGYYILPLYDQQNHFLYRSSVEGLRALPTVSTPTFYDVWLNR from the coding sequence ATGTCCACTCAAATCAGGTCTGCCTCTGCACGGTTTTCGACGGCGGTGGGCACCATTTTCGTGGCCGCACTACTGCTCACCGGCTGCAGCTCGACAGAGCCCGAATCAAACCAGTCCAGCCAGACGCCGGTATCCGGCGGCAACCTCGCGTATGCCACGGGGGACGCAGAACCCACCTGCCTCGATCCGCACGTCGGTGGAAACTATCCTCAGGCACTGGTCTCCACCCAGTACCTCGAACCGCTGGTCTCGCTTAATAACGACGGCGAGATCATCCCCTGGCTCGCCACTTCCTGGGAAGAGGCCGAAGACGGCCTGAGCTGGACGATCACCGTGCGCGAAAACGTGCAGTTCACCGACGGAACGCCGTTGAATGCGGAGGCGGTCCGGGCCAACATTGAGCACCTCAAGGATCCGGAGACCGCGTCCTCCACCGGGTTCCTGGCCCTGGCGAAAGTCACGGGCACCGAAATCGTCGGCGGATACACCATCCGGCTCAACCTGAGCGAACCGGACAGCGCGCTGATGGAGTCACTGTCGCAGCCTTGGTTGGCGATACAATCCCCCACCGCCCTGGAACGGTCGAAGGCCGAGAACTGTGAATCGCCCGTCGGTACCGGTCCGTTCATCGTGGACGAGTGGGTCAAGCAGAATTCGATCACCCTAATCCGCAATGAGGACTACAATTCCCCGCCGGCCGACGCCGGTCACAAGGGTCCGGCCTACCTGGAATCAATCACCTGGCGGTTCATTCCCGATTCCGCTTCACGCTACGCCGCGCTGCAGGCAGGTGAGATCGACGTCATCGACAATGCGCAACCGGACACCATTGACTCCGCCGCGAAGAACGATTCCATTGAGCACCTCGACGCTCCGCGGCCCGGAGCTTCGAACCGGATCGAGCTCAATTCCAGTAAACCGCCGTTCAATGAGCCGCTGGTCCGTGAGGCATTCATTCACTCGGCCAACGTGGACGCCGGCATTTCCAGCCTGTTCTTCGACACCGCCGAACGTTCCTATTCCCCGCTGTCTAGCGTCGAAGAGCTCAGCTACGAGGACGCGGAGCTGTTCACTTATGACCCGAAGGAAGCTAACCGGCTCCTGGACAAGGCCGGCTGGGACCAGCGAGATTCGCAGGGCTACCGGGTCAAGGACGGCAAGCAATTGAGCCTTGAATTCCCGGTCAGCACCAACCAGTCGATTCCCGCAGAGGTGTCCCTGTTCGAGCAGATCCAGGCAACCGCTAAGGAAGTTGGTTTTAAGATCGACCTCAACCTGCTGGATCTGTCCAGTTGGTACGGTGCACTGGCGGAGAACAACTATGACCTGGTCAGCGCTCCCTACACCAAGGTTGGCCCGGACGTGCTGCGGACTCTCTACCACTCGGACGGCATTGTCCCCGCTCCCAGCGGCTACTTCGCCAACCTCACCCAGGTTGACAGTCCCGAACTGGACAAGCTGCTGACAGAGGCAAGCCGACAAACGGATCCAGATCGGCGCGCCGCCCTGTATGAGGAAGCGCAGAAACTGATCCTGGAGGGCTACTACATTCTGCCGCTCTACGACCAGCAGAACCACTTCCTGTACCGCTCCAGCGTCGAGGGCCTCCGCGCCCTGCCGACCGTTTCCACGCCGACCTTCTATGACGTGTGGCTCAATCGGTGA
- a CDS encoding metal-sensitive transcriptional regulator encodes MKLDSTELTPVINRLKRAQGQLAAVTRMLEEGRDCKDIVTQLAAVSKALDRAGFAIIATGLEQCIAREDTTMDKKELEKLFLSLA; translated from the coding sequence ATGAAGCTCGATTCAACAGAACTGACCCCCGTGATCAATCGGCTCAAGCGTGCGCAGGGACAGCTGGCGGCCGTGACCCGCATGCTCGAGGAAGGACGCGACTGCAAGGACATCGTCACTCAACTCGCCGCTGTGTCCAAGGCACTGGACCGGGCAGGGTTCGCCATCATCGCCACAGGACTTGAGCAATGCATCGCCCGCGAAGACACCACCATGGATAAAAAAGAGCTCGAAAAACTCTTCCTTTCCCTGGCCTGA
- a CDS encoding SHOCT domain-containing protein, whose translation MFNDNSSDGTTGFGGMMGDGMMGFGGGMMVFGGLMMLAVLALIILGIWALVVWLRNTRSRPEARTPTGAGAEGGQNRAREILGERYARGDLTTDEYNERLETLNE comes from the coding sequence ATGTTCAACGACAATTCGAGTGACGGAACCACTGGATTCGGCGGAATGATGGGCGACGGAATGATGGGATTCGGCGGTGGAATGATGGTTTTTGGGGGACTGATGATGTTGGCGGTACTGGCTCTCATCATCCTAGGAATCTGGGCGTTGGTCGTCTGGCTGCGTAATACCCGTTCCCGGCCCGAAGCACGCACCCCCACCGGCGCAGGAGCTGAAGGGGGTCAGAACCGTGCCCGTGAGATACTCGGCGAACGATATGCCCGCGGTGATCTGACCACCGACGAGTACAATGAACGCCTCGAAACTCTCAACGAGTAG
- a CDS encoding sulfite exporter TauE/SafE family protein, translated as MLSPKDYGRRDSGTDPGARRRDRAGPGRGGGSIIAVPALVYGVGLSTTEAIPTSLLVVGASSLAALIPRLRGSIRWPVALIVGAAGIPAAWAGAAVGRFLNPEVLMLAFAVIMVFAGIRMLGSTSEMGGSCTTGNTVWRACAPKAVVVGLAVGFLTGLLGVGGGFLITPALTLFLGLRMKQAVGTSLAIIVINSAAGFSAHLSGFTIDWPIVLSFAIPAILGSLVAGRFAGKLEDHHVRTAFAVLIFLVAAWILLTTIPSLLTA; from the coding sequence ATGCTGTCACCGAAAGACTACGGGCGTCGTGATTCCGGCACTGATCCTGGGGCTCGTCGTCGGGATCGTGCTGGGCCTGGTCGGGGTGGAGGATCAATTATTGCCGTCCCCGCGCTGGTTTACGGGGTGGGCCTGAGCACCACGGAGGCTATCCCCACCTCATTGCTGGTGGTCGGCGCTTCCTCGCTGGCGGCGCTCATCCCCAGGTTGCGAGGAAGTATCCGCTGGCCGGTCGCGTTGATCGTCGGTGCTGCCGGTATTCCCGCCGCGTGGGCCGGTGCGGCCGTTGGGCGGTTCCTGAATCCTGAGGTGTTGATGCTCGCCTTCGCGGTCATCATGGTGTTCGCTGGCATCCGCATGCTGGGCAGCACCAGCGAAATGGGTGGGTCCTGCACCACCGGGAACACGGTATGGCGTGCGTGCGCTCCCAAGGCGGTCGTCGTCGGGCTGGCCGTCGGTTTCCTGACCGGGCTCCTTGGCGTCGGCGGTGGATTCCTCATCACTCCCGCCCTGACCCTGTTCCTTGGGCTGCGCATGAAGCAGGCCGTCGGCACATCCCTGGCTATCATCGTCATCAATTCCGCAGCAGGATTCAGTGCCCACCTGAGTGGGTTCACCATCGACTGGCCGATCGTCCTGTCCTTTGCCATCCCAGCCATTCTCGGATCCCTTGTGGCCGGGCGATTCGCCGGCAAACTCGAAGACCATCACGTGCGCACGGCGTTCGCCGTTCTCATCTTCCTCGTCGCCGCCTGGATCCTGCTCACCACCATCCCCAGCCTGCTCACCGCCTGA
- a CDS encoding DUF302 domain-containing protein: MSYTHTVVLPLGYGEAVEQTRAALGVQGFGILSEIDVRATFETKLGAQAAQDLGDYVILGACSPQLASRALAADPGMGALLPCNVVVRRAKDATETTVEAIDPQTMVQLTDTPEVREVADDADTRLQAALKDLAAI; encoded by the coding sequence ATGTCCTACACCCATACCGTCGTCCTACCACTTGGATACGGCGAGGCCGTGGAGCAGACCCGCGCCGCCCTCGGCGTGCAGGGCTTTGGAATCCTCTCCGAAATCGACGTCCGAGCCACCTTTGAGACGAAGCTCGGGGCACAGGCTGCCCAAGACCTGGGTGACTACGTCATCCTCGGGGCCTGCAGTCCGCAACTGGCCAGCCGGGCCCTCGCCGCAGACCCGGGCATGGGCGCACTGCTGCCGTGCAACGTAGTCGTCCGCCGGGCAAAGGATGCAACCGAAACCACAGTCGAGGCTATCGATCCGCAAACCATGGTCCAACTCACTGACACTCCGGAAGTGCGGGAAGTCGCCGACGATGCAGACACCCGCCTCCAAGCAGCACTGAAAGACCTCGCGGCAATTTGA
- a CDS encoding MBL fold metallo-hydrolase: protein MDVVIIETPQLGDRSYLIHDGEVALVIDPQRDTDRVEKTAAEAGVRITHIAETHIHNDYVTGGLAFANQLGAVYLVNAADPVAYERTPISDGETIQIGGFLLMAVATPGHTHTHLSYIVTSESGEQAVFSGGSLLYGSVGRTDLVSADDTVALTHDQYGSVRRLVEEAAHEAALYPTHGFGSFCSSGPASGAGESTVGEQLSTNHALTDPDEEHFVRELIANLTAYPSYYAHMQPANTRGPGPADLSVPDSLEPAELSRRLEDGEWVVDLRNRVAYASNHLQGSVSFEYGDGSSFTTFLGWVLPWDKELTLVGDRDDVESAIRDLSRIGIDSPDAALGTDPHELAADTAIVSYPRLGWEEMLTDRPENETILDVRRTDEYASAHIPGAVNIPLHELLTRMDEVPAGKLWIHCGSGYRSGVGASLLQRAGMDVVHIDAMFGEAEKAGVPLES, encoded by the coding sequence ATGGACGTCGTCATCATCGAGACTCCCCAGCTCGGGGACCGCAGCTACCTGATCCACGACGGCGAGGTGGCACTGGTCATCGACCCGCAACGCGACACCGACCGCGTCGAGAAGACCGCGGCCGAAGCTGGGGTGCGGATCACGCACATCGCCGAAACCCACATCCACAACGATTACGTCACCGGCGGCCTAGCCTTCGCCAACCAGCTCGGCGCAGTTTATCTGGTCAACGCCGCTGATCCCGTGGCCTATGAGCGCACCCCGATCAGCGACGGCGAAACCATCCAAATCGGAGGTTTCCTACTCATGGCGGTGGCGACCCCCGGCCACACCCACACCCACCTGTCGTACATTGTTACGTCCGAAAGCGGCGAGCAGGCTGTCTTCTCAGGCGGCAGCCTTCTCTACGGGTCCGTGGGCCGCACCGACCTGGTCAGCGCCGATGACACCGTCGCGCTGACGCACGACCAGTATGGTTCCGTCCGCCGCCTGGTCGAGGAAGCCGCCCATGAAGCGGCACTGTATCCAACCCACGGCTTCGGATCGTTCTGTTCCTCCGGCCCGGCCAGCGGCGCTGGGGAATCCACGGTCGGTGAACAGCTCTCTACGAATCACGCACTCACCGATCCGGATGAAGAGCACTTCGTGCGCGAACTCATCGCGAATCTCACCGCGTACCCCTCCTACTACGCACACATGCAACCCGCGAACACGCGGGGTCCAGGTCCTGCGGACCTATCGGTTCCCGATTCGCTGGAACCCGCTGAGCTCTCGCGTCGCCTCGAGGACGGCGAGTGGGTGGTGGACCTCCGTAACCGGGTGGCTTACGCCAGTAACCACCTGCAGGGATCGGTAAGCTTTGAATACGGCGACGGTTCCAGTTTCACCACCTTCCTGGGTTGGGTTCTGCCCTGGGACAAAGAGCTCACCCTCGTCGGAGACCGCGACGACGTCGAAAGCGCTATTCGCGACCTCTCCCGGATCGGTATCGATTCCCCCGACGCCGCCTTGGGTACAGACCCGCACGAACTCGCCGCGGACACCGCCATAGTCTCCTACCCCCGTCTTGGCTGGGAGGAAATGCTCACCGACAGGCCCGAGAACGAGACCATCCTGGATGTCCGGCGTACCGATGAATACGCCTCAGCCCACATTCCGGGAGCCGTGAACATTCCCCTGCACGAACTGCTCACCCGCATGGATGAAGTTCCTGCAGGCAAGCTCTGGATTCACTGCGGCTCGGGCTACCGCTCCGGCGTCGGCGCCAGTCTGTTGCAACGGGCCGGCATGGACGTTGTCCACATCGACGCCATGTTCGGCGAAGCCGAGAAAGCAGGCGTTCCACTGGAGTCCTGA
- a CDS encoding helix-turn-helix domain-containing protein gives MYSKSTLSHPDAVSAVELFEQGFTARSVALSLDLAGAPVQMLYQRWQLRGSGALVTRDRKQYDFEIKLEIVLRHTRGESGRALSEEFGLPSPSTVANWTSIFRRDGEDGLRPKRRGKPPTIRGDSPPESETETLRTENERLRAEVAYLGKLRALRSPERR, from the coding sequence ATGTACTCGAAAAGCACGTTGAGTCACCCCGACGCCGTGTCTGCTGTCGAATTGTTCGAGCAGGGCTTCACCGCCAGGTCGGTGGCCCTCTCTCTTGACCTTGCCGGGGCTCCGGTCCAAATGTTGTATCAGCGGTGGCAACTACGAGGATCGGGGGCTCTGGTGACGAGAGACCGTAAGCAGTACGACTTCGAGATCAAGCTCGAGATCGTGCTTCGCCATACCCGGGGTGAGTCTGGAAGGGCTCTTTCCGAGGAGTTTGGTCTTCCCTCGCCGAGCACCGTCGCCAATTGGACGAGCATCTTCCGCCGCGACGGGGAAGACGGGCTGCGCCCGAAGCGGCGTGGCAAACCGCCAACCATTCGCGGGGATTCCCCTCCGGAAAGCGAGACCGAGACGCTGCGCACGGAGAACGAGCGGCTTCGCGCTGAGGTAGCGTACTTGGGAAAATTGCGGGCCTTGAGGTCACCGGAACGACGCTGA
- a CDS encoding methyltransferase has protein sequence MTMTKVGRRLVPALLAGTLGCAAIGVLRRMEREYDSTDTLSSTTVAVMYATYGAHGAALAWACVGRVWPVPCPTRPSRIVGSSLAIGGGAATLAGASPFGVGKQISGIAPGSLHMAGVYRYSRNPQYLGLVLAATGAAIGFRCAARRRLTGGLSSLDSHRGTPPCPNLRHRVHHVSSRHRALDRLTKNQLIHRGS, from the coding sequence GTGACGATGACGAAGGTGGGTCGTCGGCTGGTGCCGGCGCTGCTTGCTGGCACGCTCGGTTGTGCCGCTATCGGTGTGTTGCGGCGAATGGAACGCGAATACGACTCCACTGACACGCTGTCATCGACCACGGTCGCTGTGATGTATGCGACCTACGGCGCCCATGGTGCCGCCCTGGCGTGGGCCTGTGTTGGTCGTGTCTGGCCGGTGCCGTGCCCCACACGGCCGTCACGAATCGTCGGCAGCAGCCTGGCGATCGGGGGCGGCGCAGCGACGTTAGCTGGTGCCAGCCCCTTTGGGGTCGGCAAGCAGATCTCGGGCATAGCACCGGGCAGCTTGCACATGGCCGGCGTTTACCGGTACAGCCGGAACCCGCAGTATCTGGGTCTTGTTTTGGCTGCCACTGGCGCCGCGATCGGTTTTCGCTGTGCTGCTCGCCGCAGGCTTACTGGCGGTCTATCGTCGTTGGATTCCCACCGAGGAACACCACCTTGCCCGAATCTTCGGCACCGAGTACACCACGTATCAAGCCGCCACCGCGCGTTGGATCGGCTCACCAAGAACCAGCTAATCCATCGCGGCAGCTAG
- a CDS encoding ABC transporter permease, which translates to MANFRRRVPGRDPRTRPKVTVPEMLAGAVVLFLVVAVAFPALLAPYNPLAIYPPDAFQGPSLEHWFGTDESGRDIYSRVVFGARPSLLIGVAATAIGVGLALALGSLAGLGGRALDFGVGRLLEVLFALPGLLLALVFIAIAGPGVLTSTVAVGLSTAPGYARIIRGQIIQVRGSGMVEAAVVLGRTRWQVVRRHLLPNALSPVFVIATLGLGQAVVWAASLSFLGLGEPPPAAEWGAMLAAGRTYLTTAWWMTFFPGLFIVFTAAGSTVLGRGLQRRMAR; encoded by the coding sequence ATGGCCAATTTTCGACGTCGGGTCCCCGGCCGGGATCCCCGCACGCGCCCGAAGGTGACGGTCCCGGAGATGCTGGCCGGCGCCGTCGTACTCTTCCTCGTGGTTGCCGTGGCCTTTCCCGCGTTGCTGGCCCCCTACAACCCGCTAGCCATCTATCCGCCGGACGCGTTCCAGGGGCCGTCGCTGGAGCATTGGTTCGGCACGGATGAGTCCGGCCGGGACATCTACTCCCGGGTGGTTTTCGGTGCCCGGCCCTCGCTGCTGATCGGAGTGGCGGCGACCGCGATCGGTGTTGGACTGGCACTGGCATTGGGCTCGCTGGCAGGACTCGGCGGTCGGGCTCTGGACTTCGGCGTCGGACGACTGCTGGAAGTTCTCTTTGCCCTGCCCGGCCTGCTCCTCGCGCTGGTCTTCATTGCCATCGCCGGGCCCGGCGTGCTCACCTCGACCGTCGCCGTCGGACTCTCAACAGCGCCCGGCTACGCACGGATTATCCGCGGCCAGATCATCCAGGTCCGCGGCTCCGGCATGGTCGAGGCCGCCGTCGTCCTCGGCCGCACGCGCTGGCAGGTTGTGCGCCGCCATCTGCTGCCAAACGCGTTATCGCCGGTGTTCGTGATCGCCACCCTCGGGCTCGGCCAGGCCGTGGTGTGGGCCGCTTCGCTGAGCTTTCTGGGACTGGGTGAACCGCCGCCTGCGGCCGAATGGGGCGCCATGCTCGCCGCTGGCCGGACGTATCTGACAACCGCATGGTGGATGACATTCTTCCCCGGTCTGTTCATCGTGTTCACCGCCGCCGGCAGCACCGTTCTGGGCCGCGGGCTGCAGCGTAGGATGGCGCGCTGA
- a CDS encoding dipeptide ABC transporter ATP-binding protein, protein MGTFRREAYDGGNPGSVPRTGQDVLLRVDDLTVGFGAGPVVSDVSFSIGAGQCLALVGESGSGKSVTARALMGLAGDTAEVSAGSMTLAGRSLKDLSPRQWRSVRGQEIGFVLQDALVSLDPLRTVGREIDDALRLRTNLSRNDRQARVLKLLHDVGMDHPALRAGQRSGQLSGGLRQRALIASAIALNPALLIADEPTTALDATVQAQVLELLESLRDAGTGLLLISHDLAVVSRIAQQVAVMSGGRIVEQGPTAAVLGDPQHEYTKQLLKAVPSGHPRGTRLSAERLHVHDRAGAPEADSDAGSGHGTGSDAGCGLEPDGRTSAALAVRWDGIRAGEPVLEARNLSKKFSTSNDPFTAVDNVSFTLSAGSTLGLVGESGSGKTTVARMTLGLAVPDAGDVRLFGEPWSGISERERRRRRPLVGAVYQDPLSSFDPRMTVEQILIDAASGGKTVRAGARRNETGRLLDMVGLPGTVASRGPRNLSGGQRQRVAIARALAPEPRIVICDEPASSLDVSIQAQVLDLLDELQREFGLSYLFISHDLGVVRHMSDHVAVMQRGRIVEQAGSEQIFTAPEHPYTRRLLEASPRLETS, encoded by the coding sequence ATGGGTACTTTCCGCCGGGAGGCCTACGACGGCGGGAACCCGGGCAGCGTGCCGCGCACCGGCCAGGACGTCCTCTTGCGGGTCGACGACCTCACGGTGGGATTCGGCGCCGGCCCGGTGGTTAGCGACGTCTCCTTCTCCATCGGCGCCGGGCAGTGCCTGGCCCTGGTCGGCGAATCGGGTTCCGGCAAGAGCGTCACCGCACGAGCGCTGATGGGTCTGGCCGGGGACACCGCGGAAGTCAGTGCCGGCAGCATGACATTAGCTGGCCGGAGTCTCAAGGACTTGAGTCCGCGCCAGTGGCGCAGTGTCCGCGGCCAGGAGATCGGCTTCGTGCTGCAGGATGCGCTGGTCTCCCTCGACCCGTTGCGCACTGTTGGCCGCGAGATCGACGATGCCCTGCGGCTGCGGACCAACTTGAGCCGGAACGACCGCCAGGCGCGCGTCCTCAAGCTGCTGCACGACGTCGGTATGGACCACCCCGCACTGCGGGCGGGTCAGCGGTCCGGCCAACTTTCGGGTGGACTGCGGCAGCGGGCCTTGATCGCGTCGGCCATCGCGCTCAACCCTGCGCTACTCATCGCCGATGAACCGACGACGGCCCTGGACGCCACCGTCCAGGCGCAGGTCCTCGAGCTGCTGGAATCGCTTCGGGATGCCGGCACCGGTCTCCTGCTGATCAGCCATGATCTGGCGGTCGTCAGCCGGATCGCCCAGCAAGTAGCGGTCATGAGTGGCGGACGCATCGTCGAGCAGGGGCCAACAGCAGCCGTACTCGGCGATCCGCAGCACGAGTACACCAAACAGCTGCTGAAGGCGGTACCTTCCGGGCATCCCCGGGGCACGCGCCTCTCCGCGGAAAGGCTCCATGTCCACGACCGCGCCGGCGCGCCGGAGGCTGATTCGGACGCTGGATCTGGCCATGGCACTGGATCGGACGCTGGATGTGGCCTTGAACCGGACGGGCGCACGTCCGCCGCCCTCGCGGTTCGCTGGGACGGAATTCGAGCTGGCGAACCGGTTTTGGAAGCCAGGAACCTCTCGAAAAAGTTCTCCACCAGCAACGACCCATTTACCGCCGTCGACAATGTCTCCTTCACCCTTTCCGCCGGCTCCACTCTGGGTCTGGTCGGTGAATCAGGCTCCGGCAAGACCACGGTGGCGCGGATGACGCTCGGCCTGGCCGTTCCGGATGCCGGTGATGTGCGGCTGTTCGGGGAGCCGTGGAGCGGTATCAGTGAGAGGGAACGACGACGGCGGCGGCCCTTGGTAGGGGCGGTCTATCAGGATCCGCTCAGCTCCTTCGACCCGCGGATGACCGTGGAACAGATCCTCATCGATGCCGCTAGCGGCGGAAAAACTGTCCGAGCTGGCGCGCGGAGGAATGAAACCGGACGGCTGTTGGATATGGTCGGTCTGCCCGGCACTGTTGCGTCCCGCGGACCCCGTAATCTCTCAGGCGGTCAACGCCAGCGGGTGGCGATCGCCCGCGCCCTTGCCCCTGAGCCTCGGATCGTCATTTGTGACGAGCCGGCATCATCGCTGGACGTTTCAATCCAAGCGCAGGTGCTGGACCTCCTCGATGAGCTGCAGCGCGAATTTGGCCTCAGCTACCTGTTCATCTCCCATGACCTGGGCGTTGTCCGGCATATGAGTGACCACGTTGCCGTTATGCAGCGCGGCCGGATCGTTGAACAGGCCGGATCGGAGCAGATCTTCACCGCTCCGGAGCACCCGTACACCCGCCGCCTGCTCGAGGCATCTCCGCGCCTGGAAACCTCCTGA